The Flammeovirga pectinis genomic interval AATCAATATCCAGAAGATATATCAATTCATATTATTGCACATTCATGGGGTGGTATTTGGACTTTAGCACATCTAGCCCGTCATCCAGAATTAAATATTGCGTCTATGTGTTTCTTTGCAACCAAAAGGAGTATTTCCCTTCAGACCTTTAAGAAAAGATTTGAAGTAGATTTTGTTTGGAAGTATGTAGTTGGTGTAACAACAAATGTTTTAGGTTATTTTCCTGCTAAAGGAATGGGAATAGGACAAGAGAATGAACCTAAAGGTGTTTATGAAGATTGTAAAAAATGGGTATTTGATTTAGATAATTGGATTGATCCTTCTGATAACTTTAATTATTTAGAAGCTTTTAAAGAAGTAAGTCATATTCCACCTACTTTATACCTTACAGGCAAAAAGGAATTCTATTTAGGCCATAAAGTGGATGTACTTCGTTTAATGGAAGAGGTGGGCAATAAAGAAGATAAATTTATTTATTTATCAAAGGAAACAGGGCACGCTAAAGATTATGATCATATTGATATATGTACCGCTAAAGAAGCTGTAGGAGATCATTTCCCAATTATTAGGGATTGGTTAATTAATAGAGGTGAGTAAAAAAAGGAAATAAAAAAACACTTCTAATTTCTTAGAAGTGTTTTAAGCATTTTGGGCGAACGATGGGAATCGAACCCACGACCCCTGGAACCACAAACCAGTGCTCTAACCGACTGAGCTACGATCGCCATTTTATTGCGGTGCAAATATGTAGGATTAATTGTGATAATCCAACATTAATTTCGTTTTACAGGAAATTAATTTTTAAACCGCTAATATTCAGTGAGAAAAATGGGGCCTCATGATTCTGTAAGAACCATGAGGCTGTATAAACATCCCACATTATAAGAATTTCTTCTTATTATTTTAATAATAACATTTCAGAGTATTTCGGTAATGGCCATTCAGCATCATCAACGAATAACTCTAAACGGTCAACTGCTGCACGAATAGTATCAAAGTATTTTTCTTTGATGCTATCACAGAATTCAACAGCTTGAGCGTTTGTATCATCAATAGCAAGAACTCTATCACGTTCTAATACCATTGCAGCTACACCTTCTTTTGCTGTTTTCATGAAACCAGTAACTTCTTCAATCGTAGTGATTACAGTAGAAGCATCAAGACCAAGGTCTTTTAATTTCACTGCAGAATCAGTTAATCTAGAAACATAGTTAGCAGAAGCTGGAATCACTTTGTTTAAAACAATTTCTTCCATTGTTTTCGACTCGATATCAATTTTAGTTGAGTAGATCTCAGACCAAACATCGTGACGAGCTTCAATTTCTCTTTCAGTAAATACACCTTGCTTAGCAAAAATTTCTTTAGCCTCTTTAGAGATGAAGAAATCAAGAGCACGAGGAGTATCTTTAACGTTAGAAAGACCTCTAGATGCAGCTTCTTCTACCCATTCTTGTGAATAACCATCACCTTCGAAACGGATAGCTTCAGATTCTTTGATGTATTGTACTAATACGTCTCTGATTGCAGCTTCTTTATCTTTACCACCAGCGATTGCAGCGTCAACAGTCTCTTTGAAGTTTGTTAATTGTTCTGCAACAATTAAGTTTAATACCGTCATTGGAGTAGCAGTGTTCTGAGTAGAACCTACAGCACGGAATTCAAACTTGTTACCAGTGAATGCAAAAGGAGAAGTACGGTTACGGTCCGTAGTATCTAATTTTAAACCAGGAATCTTATCAAGACCTAATTCAATATATTGATCATCACCTTCGTTAAATACTAATTTACCTGTTTTAGCAACTTCATCTAAAAATGCAGTTAGAGAAGAACCTAAGAATACAGACATGATTGCAGGAGGTGCTTCGTTTGCTCCTAAACGGTGATCGTTACCAGCTGATGCAATAGATGCACGTAGTAAGTCAGCATACTTATGAACTGCTTTTACAGAGTTCACTAAGAACGTTAAGAAGTATAGAGAACCTTCTGGATCAAATAAGTTACGTCCTTTGTTTGTAATTAACGACCAGTTGTTGTGTTTACCTGAACCGTTTAATCCTGCGAAAGGCTTTTCGTGAAGAAGTACAGCAAAGTTATGCTCTCCTGCAACTTTCTCCATAATGTCCATCATAAGAAGGTTATGATCAACACCAGTGTTGATTTCTTCATATAAAGGAGCAGCTTCGAATTGACCTGGTGCTACTTCGTTATGACGAGTAGTAATAGGAATTCCCAATTTATGAGATTGGTATTCGAAGTCTTTCATAAATGCGTTTACACGCGGAGCAATAGAACCGAAGTAATGATCGTCTAATTGCTGACCGTGTGGAGGCTTAGCACCAAATAACGTACGACCAGTGATGTAAAGGTCAGGACGTGCAACATAAAATGCTTTGTCTACTAAGAAATATTCTTGCTCACAACCTAATGAAGCAGAAATACTAGTAACACCTTCTTCGAAGTATTGACATACGTCGATAGTAGCTTTGTTAATTGCTTCTTGAGCTTTTAACAATGGTGTTTTATAATCTAAAGTATCACCTGTAAACGATACGAATACAGTAGGGATACATAAAGTTTTGTCTACGATAAAGATTGGAGAACTTGGATCCCAACCTGTATAACCACGAGCTTGGTTAGTAGCACGAATACCACCGTTAGGGAAAGAAGAAGCATCTGGCTCTTGTTGAACTAGAGTAGATCCTTTAAAAGTTTCAATTCCTTTAGTGTAATCGAAGAATGAATCATGTTTCTCCGCAGAAGACCCAGTTAATGGTTGGAACCAGTGAGTGTGGTGAGTTGCTCCTTTTGAAATTGCCCAAGTAGCTACAGATGTTGCAACTGCATCAGCAGTAGCTTCATCAATCTTAGTACCATGTTTTACTGCTGATTCTACTTTTTTGTAGATACCAGGAGCAAGATGAGCTTTCATTTGTGGAAGACCGAAACAGTCTTCTCCAAAATAATCAGAAATTCTGTTTGATGGAGTTTCTACAGTTTTCGCACTTCTAGCTGAAGCGACCTCTACGGCGTTAAAACGAAGATTTGTCATTGTAATGTGAGATTAAAAAAAACGATAGCTAGAACTCTGTTTTAAATACCCATTTTAATAAGCAAAATAAGACAGTTGTTCGTTAGCTGAAGTTGTTATAATTTGTTTACTCTGTAAATATGAGTCTGTTTTTTAAAAAAATCAAGGATTTTCACATTTTGTGGGTAATTTTTCACCTAAATGGATTTAAATTAATGATTTTTTCAAAAAAAGCCCTTTTTTATTAAAGATAAGAGCCAATACAAGATTTGTATTGGCTCTTAATATACTTGTACTATAGTTGTCTTTTTAGTGTAGCTTAGAATGCATACACTACAGCTAAAGTACCTTGAGTAGCAGAGCTAGTAGCTTTTGCATCGCTGTCTAAGAAGATATCCATATCCGAAGTATCCATTCTTAATTCAGGAATTACCATTAATGGTCCTAAAGCAATGTTACCAGATAATGTGAATGCGTTTATTGCTGTAAAATTGTCTGTTGCTGAGTTGTCAGCAGCATAAGATTTTTCATTATTTTTAAAGTATTCATAACGAAGACCTAAAGCAAATGTCTCTGAAAAACCATATTGTAAATATGTAGCAACACCAGTGTATAATTGGTCTGCTTTGTAGTTATTACTTTCATCACTTAAAGCATCTTTCTTATCTGCCCATGCAGCATTTAAACCAATATACAATGCGTCAGATGCTTGGTAACCAGCAGTTAAATCAACAACTGTTCTTGTAGAAGAATTGAAACCGTTTAAGTATAAATCAAGACCTTCAACAGGAGCATAGTAAATTTGAGCACCTAAACCACTCATACCTAAGTTAGGAGCAGCTGAATATGTATCCCACTCATTAGTAAATACACCTACCATAAATGCAAATTTATCAGAAACCGTATAATCTAGTTTAAGACCAGCATTTTGGAAAGGACCGTTTGAGAATAAATAAGAAGTAGAATAGTTAAAGTTACCAGTTGGAGAAATGATTTCATAACCAACATATGTACCCATAAAACCTGCAGTTGCCGATAACTTTTCAGTTAATTGGTAAGATGCATATAAGTTTTGAATATGGAATTGTGCGTCTGGAATAGAGTTATTTGATCTAGTACCGAAAGATAAATCAGCTACAAAAGAAGCTTTACCTAATGACTGTGATAAGATCACATTAGCCATACCTAAAGCAATAGAATTTTGTGTATCGTTGAAAGAAGTTCCGATGTTAGGAACGTCTTGCCCTGAAAAATCATAGTTATAATATAAATCTACTGAACCTGATATTGCAAGTTTGTTTGATTCTGTTACTTCTTCTTCTGTTGTTTCAACAGTTTCTTCTGCAATTACTACTTCTGTAGTTTCTGCTGAATCTTGAGCGAATA includes:
- a CDS encoding outer membrane beta-barrel protein; this encodes MKTKFFSFIAPLMVAGSMVFAQDSAETTEVVIAEETVETTEEEVTESNKLAISGSVDLYYNYDFSGQDVPNIGTSFNDTQNSIALGMANVILSQSLGKASFVADLSFGTRSNNSIPDAQFHIQNLYASYQLTEKLSATAGFMGTYVGYEIISPTGNFNYSTSYLFSNGPFQNAGLKLDYTVSDKFAFMVGVFTNEWDTYSAAPNLGMSGLGAQIYYAPVEGLDLYLNGFNSSTRTVVDLTAGYQASDALYIGLNAAWADKKDALSDESNNYKADQLYTGVATYLQYGFSETFALGLRYEYFKNNEKSYAADNSATDNFTAINAFTLSGNIALGPLMVIPELRMDTSDMDIFLDSDAKATSSATQGTLAVVYAF
- a CDS encoding glutamine synthetase III family protein; its protein translation is MTNLRFNAVEVASARSAKTVETPSNRISDYFGEDCFGLPQMKAHLAPGIYKKVESAVKHGTKIDEATADAVATSVATWAISKGATHHTHWFQPLTGSSAEKHDSFFDYTKGIETFKGSTLVQQEPDASSFPNGGIRATNQARGYTGWDPSSPIFIVDKTLCIPTVFVSFTGDTLDYKTPLLKAQEAINKATIDVCQYFEEGVTSISASLGCEQEYFLVDKAFYVARPDLYITGRTLFGAKPPHGQQLDDHYFGSIAPRVNAFMKDFEYQSHKLGIPITTRHNEVAPGQFEAAPLYEEINTGVDHNLLMMDIMEKVAGEHNFAVLLHEKPFAGLNGSGKHNNWSLITNKGRNLFDPEGSLYFLTFLVNSVKAVHKYADLLRASIASAGNDHRLGANEAPPAIMSVFLGSSLTAFLDEVAKTGKLVFNEGDDQYIELGLDKIPGLKLDTTDRNRTSPFAFTGNKFEFRAVGSTQNTATPMTVLNLIVAEQLTNFKETVDAAIAGGKDKEAAIRDVLVQYIKESEAIRFEGDGYSQEWVEEAASRGLSNVKDTPRALDFFISKEAKEIFAKQGVFTEREIEARHDVWSEIYSTKIDIESKTMEEIVLNKVIPASANYVSRLTDSAVKLKDLGLDASTVITTIEEVTGFMKTAKEGVAAMVLERDRVLAIDDTNAQAVEFCDSIKEKYFDTIRAAVDRLELFVDDAEWPLPKYSEMLLLK
- a CDS encoding alpha/beta fold hydrolase — encoded protein: MNTTIDKQFTSEDKYITVGEDQLYVKRYTSTTPKEAILMVHGSIEGGRIFYSLNDKGIAPYLAAHGFDVFVPDFRGRGKSRPLVSRKSKSRQIDAIEEEIPAIINEIKNQYPEDISIHIIAHSWGGIWTLAHLARHPELNIASMCFFATKRSISLQTFKKRFEVDFVWKYVVGVTTNVLGYFPAKGMGIGQENEPKGVYEDCKKWVFDLDNWIDPSDNFNYLEAFKEVSHIPPTLYLTGKKEFYLGHKVDVLRLMEEVGNKEDKFIYLSKETGHAKDYDHIDICTAKEAVGDHFPIIRDWLINRGE